One genomic window of Anaerobranca californiensis DSM 14826 includes the following:
- the rsxC gene encoding electron transport complex subunit RsxC translates to MKKKSFPGGIHPLYNKELSKDKAIERMDTPKRVKILLQQHIGAPCQPLVEKGQDVVVGQKIGDTEKFISAPIHSSISGKVVEVTDKYIVIEGESREEFLSENKRDIDSLTADEIKGIVKEGGIVGMGGAAFPTHVKLTPPEGKKFETIILNGAECEPYLTIDDRIMTEQAEKVVYGLRALLKATGAEKGYIAIEENKPQAIEAISEAIKNYNNIELVSLEVKYPQGGEKQLIKAVLDKEVPVGGLPVDIGALVNNVYTAAAVADAIREGKPLFERGLTVTGKGVKEPKNLIVKIGTTFREVIEQCGGLTEDAAKIIAGGPMMGRAVADLDEVVTKGTSGILVLTESEVELVEEKTCIKCARCVDACPMYLMPNYLANYARKGMLEEAENLNLFNCIECGCCSYVCPSRIPLIHLIRQGKWQVNSKKASK, encoded by the coding sequence TTTTCCTGGTGGAATCCATCCTTTATACAACAAAGAGCTTTCAAAAGATAAAGCAATTGAAAGAATGGATACCCCAAAAAGAGTTAAGATTTTACTTCAACAACACATTGGAGCACCATGTCAGCCTTTAGTAGAAAAAGGACAAGATGTGGTGGTAGGTCAAAAGATAGGAGATACTGAAAAATTTATTTCTGCACCAATTCACTCAAGTATTTCAGGGAAAGTGGTGGAAGTTACTGACAAGTATATTGTCATTGAAGGAGAAAGTAGGGAAGAGTTCCTTTCTGAAAACAAGAGAGATATCGATTCTTTAACTGCCGATGAAATTAAAGGGATAGTTAAAGAAGGGGGAATTGTCGGTATGGGTGGTGCCGCATTTCCAACACATGTAAAACTTACTCCACCTGAAGGTAAAAAATTTGAGACTATAATCTTAAATGGTGCTGAGTGTGAACCTTATTTAACAATCGATGATAGAATTATGACAGAACAGGCAGAAAAAGTAGTTTATGGTTTAAGGGCTTTGCTTAAGGCTACAGGAGCTGAAAAAGGTTATATAGCCATTGAGGAAAATAAACCTCAAGCCATTGAGGCTATATCAGAGGCTATTAAAAATTATAATAATATAGAATTAGTAAGCCTTGAAGTAAAGTATCCACAAGGTGGAGAAAAACAGCTGATAAAAGCAGTTCTTGATAAAGAAGTTCCAGTAGGGGGACTGCCAGTAGATATCGGTGCATTAGTAAATAATGTCTATACAGCGGCAGCTGTAGCTGATGCAATCAGAGAAGGTAAACCTCTTTTTGAAAGGGGTCTAACCGTTACTGGAAAAGGTGTTAAAGAACCGAAAAACCTTATTGTAAAAATTGGCACTACCTTTAGGGAAGTTATTGAGCAATGTGGTGGTCTGACGGAAGATGCTGCTAAAATAATTGCTGGTGGTCCAATGATGGGTAGAGCTGTTGCAGATTTAGATGAAGTGGTAACTAAAGGAACTTCTGGAATATTAGTGTTAACTGAATCAGAAGTTGAATTAGTTGAAGAAAAAACTTGTATTAAATGTGCCCGTTGTGTTGATGCATGTCCTATGTATTTAATGCCTAATTATCTAGCTAACTATGCTAGGAAGGGTATGTTAGAAGAGGCTGAAAACTTAAATTTATTTAACTGTATAGAATGTGGCTGCTGTTCTTATGTATGTCCATCAAGGATACCATTGATTCATCTAATCAGACAAGGTAAATGGCAAGTAAACTCTAAAAAAGCAAGTAAATAA
- a CDS encoding RnfABCDGE type electron transport complex subunit D, with amino-acid sequence MKDKFVVGPSPHIRSPRDINYIMWDVIVALVPVMLASIIFYGMAAVYILFISTFTALFFEAIVLHEKISIRKFFGDGSAAITGILLGLSLPPVIGRETQYLWLAALGSAVAILIGKHVFGGLGKNPFNPALVGRAFLVTSFPVIMTGSWITPGVDAVTAATALAPSAPDYSLFDMFIGYIPGSLGETSALAILIGGFYLLAKGHIDWRIPGGFLGAMGVYSVFYVAISQGFTPDFIQVAIKEVLFQWFAGTALLAAIFMATCYVTSPTTKKGRLYYGIGCGLILILIRYHGQLPEGATFAILFMNALTPILDKFTIPRTFGEVTK; translated from the coding sequence ATGAAGGATAAGTTTGTAGTTGGCCCATCTCCCCATATTAGAAGTCCTAGAGATATAAATTACATCATGTGGGATGTTATAGTTGCTTTAGTCCCTGTAATGCTAGCTTCTATAATTTTTTATGGGATGGCCGCTGTTTATATATTATTTATAAGTACTTTTACTGCATTATTCTTTGAAGCAATTGTATTACATGAAAAAATAAGTATTAGAAAGTTCTTCGGTGATGGTTCTGCTGCTATCACTGGAATTTTACTAGGTTTAAGTCTACCGCCAGTTATTGGGAGAGAAACCCAGTATTTATGGCTTGCTGCTTTAGGTTCAGCAGTGGCAATTTTAATTGGCAAACATGTTTTTGGTGGTTTAGGTAAAAATCCTTTTAACCCTGCTTTAGTGGGAAGAGCTTTTTTAGTAACTTCCTTTCCGGTAATCATGACTGGTAGTTGGATTACTCCTGGAGTTGATGCAGTAACTGCTGCAACAGCTTTAGCACCTAGTGCACCAGATTACAGCTTATTTGATATGTTTATAGGATATATACCAGGTAGTTTAGGTGAAACTTCAGCTTTAGCAATATTAATTGGTGGTTTTTATCTATTAGCTAAAGGACATATTGATTGGAGAATTCCTGGAGGCTTTTTAGGAGCTATGGGTGTTTATTCTGTCTTTTATGTAGCTATTTCTCAAGGATTTACACCTGATTTCATTCAAGTGGCAATAAAGGAAGTGCTATTCCAATGGTTTGCCGGTACAGCACTCTTAGCTGCTATTTTCATGGCAACTTGCTATGTAACTTCTCCAACCACTAAAAAAGGTAGGTTGTATTATGGAATTGGTTGTGGTCTTATCTTAATTTTAATCAGATATCATGGACAACTACCAGAAGGTGCAACCTTTGCTATCCTATTTATGAATGCTTTAACTCCAATACTAGATAAATTTACAATACCTCGAACCTTTGGGGAGGTGACGAAGTAA